AGGCGGGAGGCGAGCCTGTCGCATGCACCAATCCAGCAGCATTTCTCAGTTCCCAGTTAGCTACACACTGCAACCGATCGTCCCTTTGGGAGTTCGGCGAGTAGTCGTTCGCATGCAGTGTATTCACGCTACCTGTACCCAAAAACGCTTCACATTGCAGTCCGTTCGGTTCCGTACAAACACCCGCCGCCTTGACTCGTTCGAGCCGCCGTGTGCACGACGGAACgcacgcgcttctctccagacTTGGAGGCCATGATCAGAAGGAAGCAGTAGAACACGACAGCTATAGATGCTGTACTAGAAacacgacagagaaacgaaatTTCCTTTcgtgcagaaagagacaagtTGCCACGCAGCTCCTCTATCCCGGGCCGGTGTCGACACACACCTGTCCGGTTTCCGAGCAGCAGCGCAGCGACTGCACAACTACGGCAGTGGCCAGAAGTCTTGTGTCCTTCAACTTGGCGGAGTGCTCGGCAGAAACGATGTCAGCTCGTAGATAAGCCTGTCGCATTTGACGGCGGCGGACATGGGGAAATTGGAAATGCTGATGGCAACGGGAGTGCTGTCGCAGGCGTCGTCTCCTTGTGACTGCTGCCCTTCTGGAACAAAATCCGCCAGCCCCGGCACACCGTCCTTCAGAGCCGGGCCAGGCGCCTTCGATTCTTCCTTGCCATTCACCAGCAGGGGCGTTCGAGGGCGCACGAGACACCGCGGAATAGCCGCCGCGTCAAGATAGGGACACGCAGAGATCATAAAAACGAGGTCCGTCTGCTCCCGAAGTTCTGTCATCAGCCGGCGCAAGACGACCTTGGGCGCATGGCGTGAAGCAGATAGACATATGGGCCTGGAACGAAATGCGGAACACAGGCAAACACGAAAGAGCACATATACCACACCGGATCCCGCATGCATTCATGTCGTAACAGCACCGCCCACAAGCACTGTGCAGCATTCCCCTTTTTCATGGATCATTCGCCTGCGCGGTTCGTCGACTGCTCCCTCGGACACCCGGAATTCAAAAACGCCACGTGGGAGGTTCCCAACAAGATCTAGAGGTGCGCACACCCTGCAAAAGGCCAGTGGGTTGCAGAACCCGACCAGCCCGAGGCAAGCAGCACGCGGGTTCGTATACGCTTTCATCAGTGCCGGGCGGCACCGCCAGAGGCATCCGGAAACTTGTTTGCTCTTACGCGTACCTGTAGTTGTTCGGAAGATGCCTCCAAAAGGGAGGTTGCAACACTTCAATgagcgtttcctcttcctcctcgggGTGGGCGTCTGCCTCACTGTCCTCGTCCGAGGCACGGTCCTCCGGAGCggtcctctccctctcagCAGGTGCCCAGCCGTGACGGCGGGTCTTGTCTGTTCGCGCCGTCGAACTCCCGCGCAGCTTTCCGGTTGGTGACGAAAGTGCCATCGTCGCGACTTTCTTGAAGACTTTGAAGTTTCTCGGGacgcgaaaagaaggggaaatACGCAGCAGCTTGCCGTCCATGGTGTGCAGAAGGAAATCCAAGTTCATGTCCCGTGGCTGGGCAGGCTTTCCCGAGGGTTTACCTTTCCCACCTCCCCCGACAGCGGCTGTGGACTCTGCGCCGGGAGTGTCCTCCCCGCAGGCGTTCGTACCGCCGGCAAAGTGTGGTACGCCAGTTCGAAGTTGGGATACCGCAACCGAGTCAAGGAGGTTCAAGAGACACTGGTGAACGACATCAGAACGCATTGACGCTTCAAGAAGCAGCCGACGGTCCTCCGCGAGTGCCGAGGCCCTTGCGCCTGCGGCTTCAATCGCTGCCGCTATGCCTCTGTCCTGCACTGCTGCGGCTTCAGCGAGTTCGCTTGAACGCTGCAAAACTGGATCATGAAGCTGGCGAAGCTGCGCCTGCATTTTGTCGAGGAACGGAAAAGCAAAGTTGTCAGCTgtcggagaggaggaacggcCCATCAGAAGGTACCGATGGTCGTCCAGGTTCAAGAGACTCGCAGTTGAGGAATGTCGCTTGTCGCGGAAAAGGTACAGTGGACAGTGCGTGAGAACGATGCAGCAGTTTGTCGAATGACCCTGCGATTTGTCTGTTGCTCCTGCTCGTCGGTGACCAAGGCTGCGTCGGACCGCCCGTGGCGACGCTGTACTCGCGGGTTCCGCAGCATGCGCCTCGGCACCTGTCTCCCGTTGGCGCCGaaccttcttcttcattcTCGGTTCTACAGCTGGCTGAGTAAGCAAATGTTGCGCCGCGTCAGAGGTCGAGCTAGCGGCAAGGAATGCCGCATTCTCCTCAGCACTGCCGCTCTCGGCTGCCGCCGCGGCATGGTGAACAGaccgcttctttttctgctgcatGTTCAAGCAGGCCTAGACAGTGACGACACGGAAAGACATCTATACGTACCAACCACCTTTCACGCACCAAAGCGAGTCAACAAGCACAATACGGAGTGCGAAGAAAATCATTTGCCCGCGGATAACTTTCAGAAAATGCCCAGAGTGTTATCGGTCGGGGAGCCGGGGCTTCGTGAAAAGTCGCATGGCGACTGGCGAAAAATGCATGTGTCAACCCCACTTTGGCGCGCATCGacgctgaagaagagggcaGCCTCAACACCGAAGATTCACAGCAGCACATTTGCCACATCAGGGACTACTTAGTTCTGTCTTGATATTCGAGTAGCGGAAATGGCGAGTTTTGCGTTCACCTAGAGAAGGACGTCTGTGTTCGTTGCATCGTGTCCACATGAAGCGACCAGCCAGACTGCCGAGACGGCCGCTGGTCAGGTACTATCGCAGCTTGCTGGGCACGGTGTGTAACAGCTAGGACCACCCACATTTCGTCGTCCCGCAGCCACGGCTTTCCAATGAATCTGGCATGATCAAACTTGGTGAGCGGACCCCTTGAGGTGACGTCGTCTTGTGCTGTCGTATACATACTTTCTCGCAGCCTCTGGGTAAGAGCGGTTCACTTTCTGCGTTCCACAGCCAGGAACACAAGTCATCGCTATTCCATTATAACAATGAATCTGCAGAGCACCGTTAGTGATTCAAGTGAAGAGACTACTGCAACTTCTGGGGTTCGAAGGGATGCGTACAACATATTTCCTTTCTGGTTCCTTTGCATACCTGGACTAACAATGGGAACTTCGACTGGGAGGCGGGCTGATCTTGGATGGACAATGCGGGCATATGCAGCAGACGTTTTGCGGCGAAGCAATTGCATGTGGAGGCTCCTAGTGTAGACATGGAAATACCAGTTAGCAGACATCCTTTCTCGAATggtgctttcttttcccccgtACGGTGGACTCCATATATAACGCCTAGGACGTTGCCAGCATTAGCTGCAGCACTCAGGCCTCAACAGCAGTGGTGTATCGTTTCATGTCATTCTCAAAGTGGAGTGGTTTGTCAGACTCCGCTGGGAGTTCACGATTCCTGCCACGTCATTCTCATTGCTGGCTGTGTCCTGTTAGTTGAACGGTAGCGACACCAGCGCGTGATGTGTGAGGCAGTAGTGTTGGATGGTAGCTCATTTCTTCACGAATCGATTCCCTCTTCAGTTGTATTGTTGTTACACACAATCACTGGTGCCAGCATCCTTTACGACAATACAGGCCAGTAGTGCACGCGCATGCTTCTACTCACTGCAGCCCCCCTGAGGGAGTGAACTGCTGGGCAAACGGTGGTTCAAATCCCTCTTGACTCTTTCTTAAGATAAAGCGGGGTAGAGCAAGTTTGTATCTCGTCGGGCTCATGATCCGAAGGGTAGCGGTTCAAATCCGTACAAACTATATTCTGCTGTACCCCTTCTCAGCCGGCACTATCTTTTCACATCTGGACTGAAAGCAGTTGCTGGGGCGACGTGAACTCCTCCACGGCTGGTTGTGCCTGAGCACTGGTGCCCCGGATGGTATATGCAAAGCAAACGATTATGCAAGGGAAACTTACAACTGATATCCTGCTTGGGGTGTGATCTGAAAGTAAGGAATTGGCGGAACCGAATACTGCACAGGAGCAACTTGCGCGAAGTTTGTTAACGCCTGACAAGTATGGGCTGTAGAGATTCGTACGGCATCTCATGTTACCACTCCCACTCACGGGATATATAGTTGAGTGTCCTGGCATCACGTTTGTTGTTGCGATCGCAGGAAACGGGTCTGTCGACTGTACAAACTGGGGAGAAGGAGCCGGCATTGCAGGAACGATGTTGGCAAAGGGCCCCCGCGACATTTGCTGCTGCCAGTTCTCGAGCACGCGATTCATACTGTTGAAATCAAACCCCTCCGGTTGAGTTGCCATCGCCGACGTGAGAAGTGCCTGATTCTTTGTGATGTGGCAAGTGAGCCGTGTGCAGCTCAAGAAACGCAAGTTACTGTCAGTTTCTCTGGGCTCATTGCTCCAGTGGTGTCAGCGGTAGTCGAATGGGCGTTCTGCTGGTTCAACATGGCGGTGAGCTTCTTCAAAGTCTTCATATTTTCCGGCTTCAAAATCTTGTGTAATGCCGTTATCTGACGTAAAGTGGCAATGATATGTGTGCTGATGGACTCTACAGTAATTCGCTGACCCCACGCCTGTACTCGTCGTACTCCTCCGTGCTCACTAAGGTACGCTTTCAATGTACGATGACGACTGCCGTGCCGTGAACGACTTTACCGACCTTGAGTGAACGTCGGTTCCTCCGGGATAGAAACACCTACGAAAGTTTATGAGATGGACCTACGCAGTTAGCTCCTTTAATCATTACCTGGAGCAGTGCCTGAAGGCACTGGAGCTGCCGGCGCTGGAGGCCGCTCCACCTCTGTGTTCTCCAATAAACTTCTTAGACCATTACTGTGTTCTGTGGTCCTGTAGAACCTCGACGCACGCGGAAGGTCTGCGGCATGCGCTAccacagcgagagaggtaACGATAATGACTCCCAGAGCTTTCATTTTCTCCCTAAAATCACGAAAGATAACGTTTTCGAGTCCTGAAAAGACAGATGCGGCTTCTTGCGAGACTGGAGATAATGCACCTGTCGgggctgtacgtacacccgagcAGCACGTATACCGTCCGCGCGCTGGGTCCGCTACTGCATGTCTCATGAAACGACGCAATTTCAGGTGTTTCCTGGTATACCATGTGTCGATTTAGTGCCGGCAGCATTTCGTTTGCACATCGTACAGGACTACCAAAACTGCTATGGAACGCCAATGCTATGACTACATTGTCGGCTAGTGGAACCAGAAAACGCATTTATGCAAGGGAACAACAGTTGAGGCAATGACACCAGACAATGCACTGTCAAGACTTTGTATCCAGTTGCTCAACACGTGTGAGAATGGTGTTTGACAAATCAGGCAAGTCCTTCACTCCCTTTTTGACGTGATAATCTAACAACGTCCCTTCCTGCCGATACAATCGAAGAAGCGGTTCCGTCTCACGCTTATAGACAGCTAAGCGATTTTGAACAACGGCTTCTGTGTCATCGTTACGCTTCAGTAACTGCGGGCTTCCGCTGCACTGGGAACACGCTGCAtctggaaggagaggcggcaTGTCGTACGGCGGGGAGCGAATGTCCGCGGTATTGAAATTTGCCCCACAGGTTCCACATATTCGACGAGAGAGCAGCTTCGTCACCAGAATATTGTCTGGCAAGAAAATGTGGACGCACAACGATGGACGGTCGAACTGCCCCAGCTCAACAGCCTGCGTCACTGTCCTAGGAAAACCATCCAAAATCCACCCTCTTGCACAGTCTTTCTCAGCCAGCCGTCTCCGACATATGGCTGACACAATGTTGTCCGGAACCAAATCGCCCCTGTCAGCATGTTCCTGCAGAGTTTGCCCCAGGGACGTTTTCGCCTTGATTTCTTCTCGGATCAGATCACCGGTCGAAATGTGAGGAATCGACCAGTCTCTCGCGAGCCGGCTGGCATATGTTCCCTTTCCAGCCCCCGGGGCTCCCATAAACAGCAGTTTCAGGGGTCGTCCGAGTCGTAATAGACGCTCCATCTGTTGCTCATCTACAGAAGACACAAGTGGTCAGCCTAGAGTAACCTGTACAGATCGTCTGCATACCCGTACCAATAAGCAAAAAAAGACCCTGCACTCAGATCTCGCTAACCTTGGCGGCATTCGACAAGTAAATTTGATCGAAGAGGAAAGCATGAATTGGAAGATACGCTTTGTGAAACCCCGTCCTCGACCTCATAACTGATGGGCAGGACGTGGGCGCCATCGATGCGCCTCCAGTTGACGTGAATGCATGCGCGTAGGGTCTCCCCGATACATCAATTCTGCAGATGTTGCCGAACCTGTTacggaaaaagcaaaacagATCCAATCAGCATTTAGTATAGAATACTGCGAAGTCCCCCGCTGTAGAGTGCGACTGCGAGCGGGGAAAACCAGCTTTCTCGCGGGTAGTCGTAATTGCTTGCATGTTAGCTGTGTGCTGAGACTGCGTCGCATGCACGCTGCACAGCTATCGTTGGCCGCATGAAGGACGTCCTCAAGAAAGCAACGGCGGCTTCCATCCGTTCGGTGGTGGTGACTGAGATTGCGACGTTCTTACCACATGTTAATGGCACAAATAGCATATCGTTCGTGTATCTGTATACACGTCTGCTCACCACTTTTTATCGGTCAGGGAGCTGCACGAGCGTGCTAGCGTTCCCAATCTGAGGCCTAACGGGCCAGTCAACACCTGCACACTGCGCAAGACTGCAGGCGAGCCCTAGCTGTGTTTCGTTTTTTAGAGCATAGGCGTGTCAACAGCAAATCCGTAGCGTCTGAGGTTGGGGTGTTTCGACCGTCAGAAGGATTTGGACCGGTCGCTGGAGACGTCTGTGCGTGCCATTTTGACAGCTCCGACAgagcgtctcctgtctcacAGTTAGGATGGAGTCGGCTTCAACCGTCGAGCTTATCAACAGCTACGCCAAGGAAAAGCACAATGGTATCCTGAGGTGCGGTGTGCACGAGTTCAAAGGAAGGGTGCTGTATGCGACGGGTGACCGTCAAGCGGGAGAAACACTTCTGAGAGAGCCCCCGCTGCATTCAGTGCGCGCCGACCCGACCAACCCGCTCTATAAGGAGCTGGAGTCTCTTTGCAAGGAGTGCAGTTTCCATCTTGAGCCAATATGGTAAGCACACAACGATTCAGGGTTCAAGACGACTCTCCGGCGCTGGCATCCGTCGTGGGGTGGCGATTACCGCATCTGGTCATGTCTAGAGCTTTTCGCGACGCTCCCCGGTTTTTTCTGTCATATGCCTCTGCCAGGTACTGGTGCGCCTTGAACTCGATCATCCTCGACACGCACCCGCCTGTTTCAGGACTCGTGTCGATTACGCAGAGACAGTCCGAGCTCCTTCGTGTGCTGCACGTCCCCTCGGAAATCACCCCGTGCAAGGAAGGTACGCACACTAttttctcgtcgtcgctttcccAGATTGCTGCCTGTTTCGGCATTAGCCCGGAAGAGCAGTTTTTTCTTGGCTCTGACATCTGTACTTCCATATGTGGTTTTTGGTGCCGCCGTTCCTCACTCCGGGCCCATCCTGCCCCCCATGATTGCTCTGTTCAGTCAAGAAGATCATTCGCTCGTTTGACCTGGAAAAGCGGACCTCCCCTGAGGAGTTGgagcttcttctccaggtgAGCTTTTTCGATGCCCCTGGCAGTCCCCGGGAAAGGACTGAGTTGTTCGTTTTCGCGGCTGATGGAAGTCTCGCTGCCTTTACACGTTCCTGTGGAAGTTCAGACGGCACCCGCACGTCCCCCTCGCTTTGCGGAAGGGGCGTACCGCGTGTTGATACAGCCTGATAGACGTTACGGCACCGCCTGGCTCATCCACACGCCGCTGACGTTCAAATCTAAACAGCGGAGTGGTTTCTGATGCATGCGTGGGCTTCCGAGGcctcttcccgtttttctcgcagaGGCGCGGTTGGCCTTGCGTTGTTACCTCCGCTTGGACGCATTCTCGGAGGATCACAAAGGGGCTGAATGGATGCGGGCCGAGCATGCGCATTTTCTTGAGGAGGTTCTAAGGGGATCGGCTGTCTGCGAGTAGCCCGACATCAGATGCTGCATTAACATGAAGTTGGTGTTGCGGTGTAGGCGTTTCGATattttcgtcttcccctccccGTCACGTtgccgtctctgttttgcaCCGGGACGTCTGTCTTGCTCCGCAGATTTGGATCCACAACTGCTTCGAACAATTCGAGGATCCTGTCGGCTACGTGATCTACTTTATGCCGTCCTTCAGTTCCCACTCATGTCTACCCAACGCCCTCTGGTTTACTGACGAGGACCACACCTTCGTTCTTCGGACTCGCGCAGATATCGCGTACGCCAGCACGCCCCGTTCGGTCACTGTCATGCGTCTTCTAATGTGACACATAGACTTCTCCATGCGAAGCTGAGATCCACGCTGGGACGttcacgcatgcagagaggagcgccCCATTCCTAGCCAAAAGACAAATGCCGTCGTGTTTGTGTCAACCAATGCCACAGTCCTGCTGCGTGTGGACGCGTCGGCCACGCAGTGCGAGTGCGATTCGTAAGGGAggctttttcctcgtttACCAACGAGAACTGACCGCGCTCTGAAGTGAACTTGCGAAGGGTTAGGGCGTACCACAAACCAATACGTCCCTTTGACGTAgacgtttcttcctccgcacCTGCCGTTCCTTTCACTCGCCCGGCGATAGACACGAATGACGCAGTGGAcccagaaaagaagacgcccCTTTTAGCGGGAtcgctcgcgtctcgagACACCTGTGCCTCCCgctcttttgtctcgctttgcAGGGCTGGGGACGAGGTGACGCTGACGTATCTCTCTGAGGAAGACCTCATGCGGCCGACTCTGCATCGCCGAAGAGTCCTCAGCGAAACCAAGGATTTCATCTGCGCGTGCGAAAGgtcagaaacagagagatgcCTTGTGTCCGAGATACGCACACGACATAcgcttcgctgcctcccAGAGCGAAAGCATCCCGGGCACGCGCGCACATTTGCGGATGCATATACAATTCCAGTTAAGCACCTCGCGCCATCTATTCGACGCATATTTGTTGAAAtacgtgcatatacatatatatacatatgtgtacgTGTTGAGATAGTGCCGTGTATGAATATGAGTTCGGAGGGACGGCTTTGAGAGGCGGTGCGTGCGGCGcacctttctttctcgcctggtCCGTGTGCAGGCAACTGCAAGTGCATTTATCTGTGCATCGTCGCGTTCGGTCTTTAGAAGCGAGGGTGGTGTGGACTCGACATCGCGCCCACACGTAGCGTGACCGCAGCCTGCAGAAGGCTCGCATATATACGacttccctttcttctgtctcgacGCCGGATACGAATCCATCGAGGCGCGGTCCTTTATCGGAGTCTCTCGTGGAGGCTAAGAGAGAACTGTTTTGCTGGTCTTTGAGTGTTCGGACAAGGGGTtgcaggaaagaggaacggcattttctctcttcgtgaCAACCTGAGACGACGGTTATCGCCACAGCGGGGTGTGCCTTGATCGTGTTCTCAAAGGTGCGGatctgtctgtttctctgtcgcgcacgtctcgctcctttcgcgtttcatcgcttccctctttctttcctcgcagATGTGCAGCGCCCGTCGACTTCTCCCGCGGCTTCCGCTGCCCCTCGTGTGGAGTCGGGACCGTCTACGTCGAGTAAGTGTGtggctctttttctgccgtcGTGGTCATATGTCAGCCGCGCGccgtgcgtgtgcgtgtgtccTCCGGTTTTACGGACCTGGGAAACGctggagaccgagaagaagggataTGCCGTTCCCCTGTCGTGCCCGCTTCGTCTGCGGTAGGTTTCGACCACTCTgtcccttcgtctctgcatCCTCTGTCCTTTTCAGGCCAGATGCGGAACTCTCCGTCGAGGAGGTCGACGAAGTTTTCGCGGCTGCTGGCAGCCAAACGGTGGAGGCGTTCCTGCCCTCGCGTCGCCCTGGCAACAGCTCGAGCATGCCGAATCCGTCGACCTCGTCGggggtttcctctctgtcggtGTCCGAGGCGCCTACCGGGCGGCAGCCGTCGGAGGGGGGAACTCCAGGTTTTCCGTCTGCTCACCCGTCGCAGGACGTGTTGCTCGATGACGGTCCCGCCCGCGATGGCGCTGACGGAGACTCTTCTCGCCCCAcgcctctctcagtctctctgCTGACCTCATCTGCCTCGGCTCTCGAAGGGTTGCTCCCGCTGACGATCTGgatgtgtctcctcttcccggcgctggcggcggcgcggctcGCCGGCGGGAGACG
The sequence above is a segment of the Neospora caninum Liverpool complete genome, chromosome IX genome. Coding sequences within it:
- a CDS encoding adenylate kinase, related codes for the protein MERLLRLGRPLKLLFMGAPGAGKGTYASRLARDWSIPHISTGDLIREEIKAKTSLGQTLQEHADRGDLVPDNIVSAICRRRLAEKDCARGWILDGFPRTVTQAVELGQFDRPSLCVHIFLPDNILVTKLLSRRICGTCGANFNTADIRSPPYDMPPLLPDAACSQCSGSPQLLKRNDDTEAVVQNRLAVYKRETEPLLRLYRQEGTLLDYHVKKGVKDLPDLSNTILTRVEQLDTKS